In one window of Myotis daubentonii chromosome 13, mMyoDau2.1, whole genome shotgun sequence DNA:
- the LOC132214791 gene encoding uncharacterized protein LOC132214791, which yields MGTQRCPKLAQGHSEIKGKQGIKHTLPTFPLTSPLKTGPGLQPNVGSHCLAAVEKNWTLSCRLEPQAPAFLVPHILDTLRHRHLCPAGIRDQPASLWASPSHSQPGLMPPRNPHPALPRGSQEPEGMGRWVWTHLGPGTVANPSDLCHVPVPILPLQGGHCYCLAPPWELLACSESESTVQSAVCMLPFLSSQSLGPHPSTHPQSESPALRSPQESSERGWGEGGPSQRESGWAPPPLGPEAQATPTPRLQCLLSREHLLQGTHMFMAVVGQAVIRTPVHPTVSPWSHQMAKPTPGVSHT from the coding sequence ATGGGGACTCAGAGATGCCCaaaacttgctcaaggtcactcagAAATAAAGGGCAAGCAGGGAATCAAACACACTCTACCCACTTTTCCCTTGACCTCCCCACTGAAGACAGGGCCAGGGCTCCAGCCGAATGTGGGCTCCCACTGCCTGGCAGCTGTAGAGAAAAACTGGACACTTAGCTGCAGGCTAGAGCCACAAGCACCAGCCTTCCTGGTGCCCCACATCCTGGACACCCTGAGGCACAGGCACCTCTGTCCTGCAGGGATCCGGGACCAGCCTGCATCGCTCTGGGCCAGCCCTAGCCACAGCCAGCCTGGCTTGATGCCTCCCCGAAACCCACACCCTGCTCTTCCCAGGGGATCCCAGGAGCCAGAGGGGATGGGAAGGTGGGTGTGGACGCATCTGGGTCCTGGGACAGTCGCCAATCCAAGTGACCTCTGCCATGTTCCAGTCCCCATCTTACCCTTACAGGGTGGACACTGTTACTGCCTTGCCCCGCCCTGGGAGCTCCTGGCATGCAGTGAGAGTGAGAGCACGGTTCAGTCTGCGGTCTGCATGCTGCCCTTCCTGTCTTCACAGTCACTAGGGCctcacccctccacccacccccagagTGAGAGTCCTGCACTGAGGAGCCCACAAGAGTCCTCTGAacggggatggggggaggggggaccatcCCAAAGGGAGTCCGgttgggccccacccccactagGCCCTGAGGCTCAGGCTACACCCACTCCGCGGCTCCAGTGCCTTTTGAGCAGAGAACACCTGCTGCAGGGGACCCACATGTTTATGGCTGTGGTCGGTCAGGCTGTGATCAGGACACCGGTTCATCCCACTGTCTCTCCTTGGTCTCACCAGATGGCCAAGCCCACACCAGGTGTGAGCCACACCTGA